A section of the Corvus hawaiiensis isolate bCorHaw1 chromosome 16, bCorHaw1.pri.cur, whole genome shotgun sequence genome encodes:
- the COPS3 gene encoding COP9 signalosome complex subunit 3 isoform X4 produces MQMNTNQLTSIHADLCQLCLLAKCFKPALPYLDVDMMDICKENGAYDAKHFLCYYYYGGMIYTGLKNFERALYFYEQAITTPAMAVSHIMLESYKKYILVSLILLGKVQQLPKYTSQIVGRFIKPLSNAYHELAQVYSTNKPSELRNLVNKHSETFTRDNNMGLVKQCLSSLYKKNIQRLTKTFLTLSLQDMASRVQLSGPQEAEKYVLHMIEDGEIFASINQKDGMVCFHDNPEKYNNPAMLHNIDQEMLKCIELDERLKAMDQEITVNPQFVQKSMGSQEDDSGTKPSSYS; encoded by the exons ATGCAGATGAACACAAACCAGCTGACCTCAATACACGCAGATCTCTGCCAG CTCTGTTTGTTAGCAAAATGCTTTAAACCTGCCCTCCCGTATCTAGATGTGGACATGATGGATATTTGTAAAGAGAATGGGGCATATGATGCGAAGCACTTTTTATGTTACTACTACTATGGTGGGATGATATACACTGGGCTAAAGAACTTTGAAAGAGCACTCTACTTTTATGAACAG GCAATAACTACTCCAGCCATGGCAGTCAGTCATATTATGTTGGAATCATATAAAAAGTATATCCTAGTTTCTTTGATACTACTTGGCAAAGTTCAGCAGCTACCAAAATACACTTCCCAGATAGTTGGTAGATTCATTAAG CCTCTTAGCAATGCTTACCATGAATTAGCACAAGTTTATTCAACCAATAAACCCTCGGAGCTTCGTAATCTGGTGAACAAACACAGTGAAACTTTCACAAGGGATAACAATATGGGGCTGGTTAAGCAGTGCTTGTCATCTCTCTACAAAAAGAATATTCAGAGGCTAACCAAG ACGTTTTTAACATTGTCATTACAAGACATGGCAAGTCGAGTGCAGCTGTCAGGGCcccaagaagcagaaaaatacgTCCTCCACATG ATAGAAGATGGTGAAATCTTTGCAAGTATTAATCAGAAAGATGGTATGGTCTGTTTCCATGATAATCCTGAAAAATATAACAATCCAGCTATGCTTCATAACATTGATCAGGAG ATGCTGAAATGTATAGAGCTTGATGAACGACTGAAAGCCATGGATCAAGAGATCACTGTGAACCCTCAGTTTGTGCAGAAG AGTATGGGCTCTCAAGAAGATGACTCAGGGACCAAACCATCCAGTTATTCTTGA
- the COPS3 gene encoding COP9 signalosome complex subunit 3 isoform X2, whose amino-acid sequence MTQLCELINKSGELLAKNLSHLDTVLGALDVQEHSLGVLAVLFVKFSMPSIPDFETLFSQVQLFISTCNGEHIRYATDTFAGLCHQLTNALVERKQPLRGISILRQAIDKMQMNTNQLTSIHADLCQLCLLAKCFKPALPYLDVDMMDICKENGAYDAKHFLCYYYYGGMIYTGLKNFERALYFYEQAITTPAMAVSHIMLESYKKYILVSLILLGKVQQLPKYTSQIVGRFIKPLSNAYHELAQVYSTNKPSELRNLVNKHSETFTRDNNMGLVKQCLSSLYKKNIQRLTKTFLTLSLQDMASRVQLSGPQEAEKYVLHMIEDGEIFASINQKDGMVCFHDNPEKYNNPAMLHNIDQEMLKCIELDERLKAMDQEITVNPQFVQKSMGSQEDDSGTKPSSYS is encoded by the exons ATGACCCAGCTTTGTGAACTGATCAATAAAAGTGGAGAGCTGCTAGCAAAAAAtctttcccatctggatacagtGCTCGGTGCCCTGGATGTACAGGAACACTCACTAGGTGTTCTTGCTGTCTT gTTTGTGAAGTTTTCTATGCCCAGCATCCCTGACTTCGAAACGTTATTCTCACAGGTGCAGCTTTTTATCAGCACTTGTAATGGAGAACACATTAGATATGCAACAGACACTT TTGCTGGCCTGTGCCACCAGTTAACAAATGCCCTTGTGGAGAGAAAACAG CCCCTGCGAGGAATTAGCATTCTCAGACAAGCCATAGACAAGATGCAGATGAACACAAACCAGCTGACCTCAATACACGCAGATCTCTGCCAG CTCTGTTTGTTAGCAAAATGCTTTAAACCTGCCCTCCCGTATCTAGATGTGGACATGATGGATATTTGTAAAGAGAATGGGGCATATGATGCGAAGCACTTTTTATGTTACTACTACTATGGTGGGATGATATACACTGGGCTAAAGAACTTTGAAAGAGCACTCTACTTTTATGAACAG GCAATAACTACTCCAGCCATGGCAGTCAGTCATATTATGTTGGAATCATATAAAAAGTATATCCTAGTTTCTTTGATACTACTTGGCAAAGTTCAGCAGCTACCAAAATACACTTCCCAGATAGTTGGTAGATTCATTAAG CCTCTTAGCAATGCTTACCATGAATTAGCACAAGTTTATTCAACCAATAAACCCTCGGAGCTTCGTAATCTGGTGAACAAACACAGTGAAACTTTCACAAGGGATAACAATATGGGGCTGGTTAAGCAGTGCTTGTCATCTCTCTACAAAAAGAATATTCAGAGGCTAACCAAG ACGTTTTTAACATTGTCATTACAAGACATGGCAAGTCGAGTGCAGCTGTCAGGGCcccaagaagcagaaaaatacgTCCTCCACATG ATAGAAGATGGTGAAATCTTTGCAAGTATTAATCAGAAAGATGGTATGGTCTGTTTCCATGATAATCCTGAAAAATATAACAATCCAGCTATGCTTCATAACATTGATCAGGAG ATGCTGAAATGTATAGAGCTTGATGAACGACTGAAAGCCATGGATCAAGAGATCACTGTGAACCCTCAGTTTGTGCAGAAG AGTATGGGCTCTCAAGAAGATGACTCAGGGACCAAACCATCCAGTTATTCTTGA
- the COPS3 gene encoding COP9 signalosome complex subunit 3 isoform X3 — protein sequence MASALEQFVNSVRQLSAQGQMTQLCELINKSGELLAKNLSHLDTVLGALDVQEHSLGVLAVLFVKFSMPSIPDFETLFSQVQLFISTCNGEHIRYATDTFAGLCHQLTNALVERKQPLRGISILRQAIDKMQMNTNQLTSIHADLCQAITTPAMAVSHIMLESYKKYILVSLILLGKVQQLPKYTSQIVGRFIKPLSNAYHELAQVYSTNKPSELRNLVNKHSETFTRDNNMGLVKQCLSSLYKKNIQRLTKTFLTLSLQDMASRVQLSGPQEAEKYVLHMIEDGEIFASINQKDGMVCFHDNPEKYNNPAMLHNIDQEMLKCIELDERLKAMDQEITVNPQFVQKSMGSQEDDSGTKPSSYS from the exons ATGGCGTCGGCCCTGGAGCAGTTCGTCAACAGCGTCCGGCAGCTCTCGGCCCAGG ggcaAATGACCCAGCTTTGTGAACTGATCAATAAAAGTGGAGAGCTGCTAGCAAAAAAtctttcccatctggatacagtGCTCGGTGCCCTGGATGTACAGGAACACTCACTAGGTGTTCTTGCTGTCTT gTTTGTGAAGTTTTCTATGCCCAGCATCCCTGACTTCGAAACGTTATTCTCACAGGTGCAGCTTTTTATCAGCACTTGTAATGGAGAACACATTAGATATGCAACAGACACTT TTGCTGGCCTGTGCCACCAGTTAACAAATGCCCTTGTGGAGAGAAAACAG CCCCTGCGAGGAATTAGCATTCTCAGACAAGCCATAGACAAGATGCAGATGAACACAAACCAGCTGACCTCAATACACGCAGATCTCTGCCAG GCAATAACTACTCCAGCCATGGCAGTCAGTCATATTATGTTGGAATCATATAAAAAGTATATCCTAGTTTCTTTGATACTACTTGGCAAAGTTCAGCAGCTACCAAAATACACTTCCCAGATAGTTGGTAGATTCATTAAG CCTCTTAGCAATGCTTACCATGAATTAGCACAAGTTTATTCAACCAATAAACCCTCGGAGCTTCGTAATCTGGTGAACAAACACAGTGAAACTTTCACAAGGGATAACAATATGGGGCTGGTTAAGCAGTGCTTGTCATCTCTCTACAAAAAGAATATTCAGAGGCTAACCAAG ACGTTTTTAACATTGTCATTACAAGACATGGCAAGTCGAGTGCAGCTGTCAGGGCcccaagaagcagaaaaatacgTCCTCCACATG ATAGAAGATGGTGAAATCTTTGCAAGTATTAATCAGAAAGATGGTATGGTCTGTTTCCATGATAATCCTGAAAAATATAACAATCCAGCTATGCTTCATAACATTGATCAGGAG ATGCTGAAATGTATAGAGCTTGATGAACGACTGAAAGCCATGGATCAAGAGATCACTGTGAACCCTCAGTTTGTGCAGAAG AGTATGGGCTCTCAAGAAGATGACTCAGGGACCAAACCATCCAGTTATTCTTGA
- the COPS3 gene encoding COP9 signalosome complex subunit 3 isoform X1 yields the protein MASALEQFVNSVRQLSAQGQMTQLCELINKSGELLAKNLSHLDTVLGALDVQEHSLGVLAVLFVKFSMPSIPDFETLFSQVQLFISTCNGEHIRYATDTFAGLCHQLTNALVERKQPLRGISILRQAIDKMQMNTNQLTSIHADLCQLCLLAKCFKPALPYLDVDMMDICKENGAYDAKHFLCYYYYGGMIYTGLKNFERALYFYEQAITTPAMAVSHIMLESYKKYILVSLILLGKVQQLPKYTSQIVGRFIKPLSNAYHELAQVYSTNKPSELRNLVNKHSETFTRDNNMGLVKQCLSSLYKKNIQRLTKTFLTLSLQDMASRVQLSGPQEAEKYVLHMIEDGEIFASINQKDGMVCFHDNPEKYNNPAMLHNIDQEMLKCIELDERLKAMDQEITVNPQFVQKSMGSQEDDSGTKPSSYS from the exons ATGGCGTCGGCCCTGGAGCAGTTCGTCAACAGCGTCCGGCAGCTCTCGGCCCAGG ggcaAATGACCCAGCTTTGTGAACTGATCAATAAAAGTGGAGAGCTGCTAGCAAAAAAtctttcccatctggatacagtGCTCGGTGCCCTGGATGTACAGGAACACTCACTAGGTGTTCTTGCTGTCTT gTTTGTGAAGTTTTCTATGCCCAGCATCCCTGACTTCGAAACGTTATTCTCACAGGTGCAGCTTTTTATCAGCACTTGTAATGGAGAACACATTAGATATGCAACAGACACTT TTGCTGGCCTGTGCCACCAGTTAACAAATGCCCTTGTGGAGAGAAAACAG CCCCTGCGAGGAATTAGCATTCTCAGACAAGCCATAGACAAGATGCAGATGAACACAAACCAGCTGACCTCAATACACGCAGATCTCTGCCAG CTCTGTTTGTTAGCAAAATGCTTTAAACCTGCCCTCCCGTATCTAGATGTGGACATGATGGATATTTGTAAAGAGAATGGGGCATATGATGCGAAGCACTTTTTATGTTACTACTACTATGGTGGGATGATATACACTGGGCTAAAGAACTTTGAAAGAGCACTCTACTTTTATGAACAG GCAATAACTACTCCAGCCATGGCAGTCAGTCATATTATGTTGGAATCATATAAAAAGTATATCCTAGTTTCTTTGATACTACTTGGCAAAGTTCAGCAGCTACCAAAATACACTTCCCAGATAGTTGGTAGATTCATTAAG CCTCTTAGCAATGCTTACCATGAATTAGCACAAGTTTATTCAACCAATAAACCCTCGGAGCTTCGTAATCTGGTGAACAAACACAGTGAAACTTTCACAAGGGATAACAATATGGGGCTGGTTAAGCAGTGCTTGTCATCTCTCTACAAAAAGAATATTCAGAGGCTAACCAAG ACGTTTTTAACATTGTCATTACAAGACATGGCAAGTCGAGTGCAGCTGTCAGGGCcccaagaagcagaaaaatacgTCCTCCACATG ATAGAAGATGGTGAAATCTTTGCAAGTATTAATCAGAAAGATGGTATGGTCTGTTTCCATGATAATCCTGAAAAATATAACAATCCAGCTATGCTTCATAACATTGATCAGGAG ATGCTGAAATGTATAGAGCTTGATGAACGACTGAAAGCCATGGATCAAGAGATCACTGTGAACCCTCAGTTTGTGCAGAAG AGTATGGGCTCTCAAGAAGATGACTCAGGGACCAAACCATCCAGTTATTCTTGA